Proteins from one Staphylococcus saprophyticus subsp. saprophyticus ATCC 15305 = NCTC 7292 genomic window:
- a CDS encoding substrate-binding domain-containing protein: MKNNKPTLHDVARVAGVSIATVSNVLNNKSSELSDKTKDKVLNAIETLNYEPNQFARGLKTGRSNIIAFIVPDQNPFFTEVLTEISHECQKHHLHVAVASSEENEDKQQDLIETFVSQNVSAIILVPVKSKFQMKREWLKIPIMTLDRELESTSLPSITVDNEEAAYIATKRVLESTCKEVGLLLANPNISTTIGRKNGYNKAISEFDLNVNPSLIHYSDQQLGTNAQIYSGYEATKTLLSKGIKGIVATNHLLLLGALQAIKESEKEIKKDVIIVGFDDSYWNEIYTPKLTVISQPVKEMGQVAAKMIYKLIKGKDVTSIKLSTKLIIRESCSFNKT, translated from the coding sequence ATGAAAAATAATAAACCTACTTTGCATGACGTAGCTCGTGTGGCCGGTGTATCCATTGCCACAGTATCAAACGTGTTGAACAATAAAAGTTCTGAATTAAGTGATAAAACCAAAGATAAGGTGCTAAATGCCATAGAAACATTGAACTATGAACCTAATCAATTTGCTAGGGGATTAAAGACAGGACGTTCCAATATTATTGCATTTATTGTCCCAGACCAAAATCCTTTTTTTACAGAAGTGTTAACTGAGATAAGCCACGAGTGTCAAAAACATCATCTACATGTTGCCGTTGCATCTTCAGAAGAAAATGAAGACAAACAACAAGATTTAATAGAAACATTTGTATCACAAAATGTAAGCGCTATTATACTTGTGCCAGTGAAATCAAAATTTCAAATGAAGCGTGAGTGGTTGAAAATACCGATAATGACGTTGGACAGAGAGCTTGAATCTACAAGCCTACCGTCTATAACCGTTGATAATGAAGAAGCGGCTTATATTGCAACAAAACGTGTTTTAGAAAGTACATGTAAAGAAGTGGGCTTACTACTTGCGAATCCTAATATTAGCACTACAATCGGCAGGAAAAATGGCTATAATAAGGCTATTTCCGAGTTTGATTTAAATGTTAATCCGTCATTAATTCATTATAGTGATCAACAATTAGGGACAAATGCTCAAATCTATAGTGGTTACGAAGCTACGAAGACTTTGCTAAGTAAAGGGATTAAAGGAATTGTTGCTACGAATCATTTATTACTGTTAGGCGCGTTACAAGCCATAAAAGAAAGTGAAAAAGAAATTAAAAAAGATGTTATTATCGTGGGTTTTGATGATAGTTATTGGAATGAAATTTATACACCTAAACTTACAGTAATATCTCAACCAGTTAAAGAAATGGGTCAGGTTGCAGCAAAAATGATTTATAAATTGATTAAAGGTAAGGATGTAACGTCAATCAAACTATCGACAAAATTGATTATCCGTGAATCGTGTTCATTTAATAAAACTTAA
- a CDS encoding energy-coupling factor transporter transmembrane component T, with the protein MYNQVLSQNHIFNFDPRIKIGLMLIISLISLTGGVTGQGIFIRLIIMVIPVLLLIVIGKYKIGIACIVLTVAAWYGEAFVSIEQSQVATLLVFVPSGIITRFLPSLAMGYYIFKTTQVEVLILGLERMKLSRKITIPIAVMFRFIPTIRMESASIKDAMKIRGISLRFAFKKPMQYIEYRIVPLLNSVIKIGNELTIASITRGLNLTHKRSSIVTLKIRWLDWLFIVGTLLLCITYYIV; encoded by the coding sequence ATGTATAATCAAGTATTAAGTCAAAATCATATATTTAACTTTGATCCAAGGATAAAAATTGGACTCATGCTAATTATTTCACTCATTTCACTAACAGGTGGCGTAACGGGTCAGGGCATATTTATCAGATTGATTATAATGGTGATTCCCGTCTTATTATTGATTGTGATAGGGAAATATAAGATTGGCATTGCCTGTATTGTGCTAACCGTAGCTGCTTGGTATGGTGAAGCATTTGTGTCTATTGAACAAAGCCAAGTTGCAACATTACTCGTGTTTGTACCTTCTGGAATTATTACAAGATTTTTGCCTTCTTTAGCCATGGGTTACTATATATTTAAGACAACACAAGTAGAAGTGCTTATTTTAGGTTTAGAACGCATGAAGTTATCTAGAAAAATAACTATCCCAATTGCTGTTATGTTTAGATTTATACCCACAATAAGAATGGAATCAGCATCCATTAAGGATGCAATGAAAATAAGAGGGATTTCTTTACGGTTTGCGTTTAAAAAACCAATGCAATATATCGAGTATCGTATTGTACCTTTATTAAATAGTGTGATTAAAATAGGGAATGAATTGACTATCGCATCCATTACTCGTGGATTGAATTTGACACATAAAAGAAGTTCTATTGTGACGTTGAAAATACGTTGGCTTGATTGGTTATTCATAGTTGGCACACTGCTTTTATGTATAACTTACTATATAGTGTGA
- a CDS encoding alcohol dehydrogenase catalytic domain-containing protein — MINQVYQLVAPRQFEVTYNNEDIKSNKVIVRPLYLSICAADQRYYTGSRNEKVLKKKLPMSLIHEGVGEVVYDSKGEYEIGTRVIMVPNTPVEKDDVIAENYLPSSKFRSSGFDGFMQDYVFMDHDRVVEIDDSIEDLSTIAYSELVSVSWHALQRFERKSISNKNSFGIWGDGNLGYITAILLSKLYPQAKIYVFGKTDYKLSHFSFVEHIYHIDEVPANVTFDHAFECVGGKGSQSAVNQIIDLVSPEGTISLLGVSEYPIEVNTRLVLEKGLTMFGSSRSGAQDFREIAEFYKNNPDVVEKLALLKGNEFDVKTINDAVNAFETDLSTSWGKTVIKWTM; from the coding sequence GTGATTAATCAAGTTTATCAACTCGTTGCGCCAAGACAATTTGAAGTAACCTATAATAATGAAGATATTAAAAGTAACAAAGTGATTGTCAGACCGTTGTATTTGTCTATCTGTGCTGCTGATCAAAGATATTATACAGGTAGTAGAAATGAAAAAGTTTTGAAAAAGAAATTACCTATGTCATTAATTCATGAAGGTGTTGGCGAAGTCGTCTATGACAGTAAAGGTGAATATGAAATTGGTACAAGGGTCATTATGGTTCCTAACACACCAGTTGAAAAAGATGATGTTATAGCAGAAAACTATTTACCTAGTAGTAAATTTAGATCTAGTGGCTTCGATGGATTTATGCAAGATTACGTATTTATGGATCACGATCGCGTCGTTGAAATAGATGACAGTATTGAAGATTTAAGTACGATTGCTTATTCAGAGTTAGTAAGTGTAAGTTGGCACGCATTACAAAGATTTGAACGTAAATCAATTTCCAATAAAAATAGTTTTGGTATATGGGGAGATGGGAATTTAGGTTATATTACAGCTATTTTGTTAAGTAAATTGTATCCTCAAGCTAAAATTTATGTGTTTGGTAAAACAGATTATAAATTAAGTCATTTTTCGTTTGTGGAGCACATCTATCATATTGATGAAGTACCTGCAAATGTCACGTTTGATCATGCTTTTGAGTGCGTGGGTGGCAAAGGTAGCCAATCCGCAGTTAACCAGATTATTGACTTAGTATCACCTGAAGGAACGATTAGTTTACTTGGTGTCAGTGAATATCCAATTGAAGTCAATACACGTTTAGTACTTGAAAAAGGTTTGACGATGTTTGGTAGTAGTAGAAGTGGCGCACAAGACTTTAGAGAAATTGCTGAATTTTATAAAAATAATCCAGATGTTGTAGAAAAATTAGCGCTCCTTAAAGGTAATGAGTTTGATGTCAAAACAATCAACGATGCGGTCAATGCATTTGAAACAGATTTATCCACTTCATGGGGTAAAACGGTTATCAAATGGACAATGTAA
- a CDS encoding glycosyltransferase family 2 protein: MKFSIIVPSYNSEKYIAELLNSLQNQSYDKKDFEVILVDDCSSDNTLNVVEAYKNKLNLIIKQLDTNSGGPGKPRNTALQLAQGEYVFFVDSDDYINKDTLKDVSKFVDQNHADVVLVKMEGVNGRGVPKSMFKETSDAVTLANSRIIYTLSPTKFYRTSLLRDHAIEFPEDLRSAEDQLFTMKAYVNAKRIAVLADKPYYYATKREGEHMSSAYVSPEDFYKVMSLITEEILNSPLENKNEVLGYFIDRHFSFSRTNNFSLKIADDKKEAWMDALGDFIQKVPTVVDELVNDSFKPLLHYARLKDMKHYQMVEESYKNGKFHSYSAQEGTLKIQFDEGEPYFVFKKLVKPDIRMSHFEFNDQGFELELEFISSIINPNHVASMIQLKLLSRNKKEFIYIPLTMNDQTRFKFKADLNDLMPYLIKEKVWDAHLEMRVDNMTIEKRIGNKRVKYPYSKETSTITQYNNQYYRFTPYFTKDFDNLSFYITSNKLNEMLAVEIKDKQTIQLRSLEFNYILSEGMTAVILPHMFTYGYLTSVTTKDTLTYHLSVGEKVKDKDLKKNFKIETPHLVLKY, translated from the coding sequence ATGAAATTTTCAATTATAGTACCAAGTTACAATTCAGAAAAATATATAGCAGAACTTTTAAACAGTTTACAAAATCAAAGTTATGATAAAAAAGATTTTGAAGTTATTTTGGTAGATGATTGTTCATCAGATAATACTTTAAATGTGGTAGAAGCTTATAAAAATAAATTAAATTTGATAATAAAACAACTTGATACAAATTCAGGCGGACCAGGTAAACCTAGAAATACGGCTTTACAATTAGCGCAAGGTGAATATGTATTTTTCGTAGATTCAGATGATTACATTAATAAAGATACATTAAAAGATGTGTCGAAATTTGTTGATCAAAATCATGCAGATGTGGTCTTGGTGAAAATGGAAGGCGTGAATGGTCGTGGTGTACCGAAATCCATGTTTAAAGAAACGAGTGATGCAGTCACATTAGCCAATTCTAGAATTATTTATACACTTAGCCCAACTAAGTTCTATAGAACCTCATTATTACGTGATCACGCAATCGAATTTCCAGAGGACTTAAGAAGTGCAGAAGATCAATTATTTACAATGAAGGCATATGTCAATGCGAAACGAATTGCTGTACTTGCAGATAAGCCTTACTATTATGCAACTAAACGTGAGGGAGAACATATGAGTTCTGCGTATGTCTCACCCGAAGATTTTTATAAAGTGATGTCATTAATTACTGAAGAAATATTAAACAGCCCATTAGAAAATAAAAATGAAGTGCTAGGATATTTTATAGATAGACATTTCTCATTCTCTAGAACAAATAACTTTTCTCTTAAAATTGCAGATGATAAAAAAGAAGCGTGGATGGATGCGTTAGGAGATTTTATTCAAAAAGTACCAACAGTTGTAGATGAATTAGTGAATGATTCATTCAAACCGTTATTACATTACGCTCGTCTAAAAGACATGAAGCATTACCAAATGGTAGAAGAAAGTTATAAAAATGGGAAGTTTCATAGCTACAGTGCTCAAGAAGGAACGTTAAAAATACAATTTGATGAAGGTGAACCGTATTTTGTCTTCAAAAAATTAGTGAAGCCTGATATTAGAATGTCACATTTCGAATTTAACGATCAAGGTTTTGAACTGGAGTTAGAATTTATTAGTTCTATTATTAATCCCAACCATGTTGCTTCAATGATTCAACTCAAATTATTATCACGTAATAAAAAAGAATTTATTTATATACCTTTAACTATGAATGATCAGACTAGATTTAAGTTTAAGGCAGATTTAAATGATTTGATGCCTTATCTCATAAAAGAAAAAGTCTGGGATGCACATCTAGAGATGCGTGTGGATAATATGACCATTGAGAAACGTATTGGCAATAAACGTGTTAAGTACCCGTATAGTAAGGAAACGAGCACAATTACCCAATATAACAATCAGTATTATCGATTTACACCATATTTTACGAAAGACTTCGATAATTTATCATTTTATATAACGAGCAACAAATTAAATGAAATGTTAGCTGTTGAAATTAAGGACAAACAGACAATACAACTACGCAGCTTAGAATTTAACTATATTCTATCTGAAGGGATGACAGCTGTCATCTTACCTCATATGTTTACGTATGGTTATTTAACGTCTGTGACCACAAAAGACACACTTACTTATCATCTGTCTGTTGGAGAAAAAGTGAAAGATAAAGATTTGAAAAAGAACTTCAAAATTGAAACGCCCCATTTAGTTTTAAAATACTAG
- a CDS encoding ABC transporter ATP-binding protein yields the protein MIQFENVSFNYDNSEKILNDINLTINDSEVICLTGASGCGKTTITRLLNGTIPHFFHGEIDGRIIVNGKDITKQSIYEVSQVSGSVFQNPRSQFFCLNTTSELAFEPENFGVEPNEINTQIANSAYEFNIEHLLDRGIFNLSGGEKQLIACTTIQVSGHDIIILDEPSSNLDFKTISKLRKMLNIWKQEGKTIIIAEHRLHYLMDVVDRFIILAQGTMRKQYDKDTFNKLSHETLAELGLRTTHLDKMKPKVHHNVACGTLTLKDFNFKYKPRLPLSINIPKIELNKGKVTAVIGHNGSGKSTFARCLTGVERKFKGKVDNDEVTLKRGHRLNNVYLVFQDVNNQLFAESVGEELRLSHADLDDETIQKQLQYYGISQHIERHPLSLSGGEKQRLAIASAVETSRDILIFDEPSSGLDGQRMREISGIIDDLATNGHTIIVITHDYELLLSCADEILHLENGHVKDQYTMNDAILGKLQSFFEI from the coding sequence ATGATTCAATTTGAAAATGTATCATTTAATTATGACAATAGCGAAAAAATCTTAAACGATATAAACCTTACTATTAATGATAGTGAGGTTATTTGTTTAACTGGTGCATCAGGTTGCGGTAAAACCACCATAACACGATTATTGAACGGGACGATACCACACTTCTTTCATGGAGAGATAGATGGTCGTATCATTGTGAATGGTAAAGACATTACTAAACAATCTATTTATGAGGTTTCACAAGTAAGTGGCTCAGTCTTTCAAAATCCACGCTCACAATTTTTCTGCTTAAATACAACAAGTGAACTTGCTTTTGAGCCTGAGAATTTTGGTGTGGAGCCAAACGAAATTAATACACAAATTGCTAACAGCGCCTATGAATTTAATATTGAACATTTATTGGATAGAGGTATATTTAATCTTTCTGGTGGAGAAAAACAGTTAATAGCATGTACGACGATTCAAGTGAGTGGTCACGATATCATTATTTTAGATGAACCTTCATCAAATTTAGATTTCAAAACAATCAGCAAACTGCGAAAAATGTTAAATATATGGAAGCAAGAAGGTAAAACCATTATTATAGCTGAACACCGTTTGCATTATTTAATGGATGTTGTTGATCGCTTTATCATATTGGCACAAGGTACAATGCGTAAACAATATGACAAGGATACATTTAATAAACTGAGTCATGAAACATTGGCAGAGTTAGGATTGAGAACAACACATTTAGATAAAATGAAACCTAAAGTTCATCACAATGTCGCATGTGGTACGTTAACGTTGAAAGATTTTAATTTTAAATATAAACCTAGATTACCTTTATCAATTAATATACCTAAAATTGAACTAAATAAAGGTAAAGTGACAGCAGTTATAGGGCATAACGGTTCGGGAAAATCTACATTTGCACGATGCTTAACAGGTGTGGAACGTAAATTCAAAGGGAAAGTTGATAATGATGAAGTTACTTTGAAGCGGGGACATAGATTAAACAATGTCTATTTGGTGTTTCAAGATGTAAATAATCAACTTTTTGCAGAAAGTGTTGGTGAAGAATTACGTTTAAGTCATGCTGATTTAGATGACGAAACAATTCAAAAACAGTTACAATATTATGGTATTTCTCAGCACATTGAACGGCATCCTTTATCATTATCAGGAGGAGAGAAACAACGTTTGGCTATTGCAAGTGCAGTAGAAACAAGCCGTGATATACTTATTTTTGATGAACCATCAAGTGGTTTAGATGGTCAGCGTATGCGAGAAATTAGTGGAATCATCGACGATTTAGCAACTAATGGGCATACCATTATAGTGATCACTCATGACTATGAACTATTACTATCGTGTGCCGATGAAATCTTACATTTAGAAAATGGGCACGTTAAAGATCAATATACAATGAATGATGCAATTTTAGGGAAATTACAATCATTTTTTGAAATATAA
- a CDS encoding MptD family putative ECF transporter S component, translating to MTKSKIDVKDLINIGLFTAVYFIFIAPPGILGIIPIFMLLLPAMIGLVGGIPVMLLITKTQKFGALTICGVVVSLLLAIMGHPWMALILSVPVIVIADMVMAMGQYKSWKLNSIGYIIFSFWPIGNLLPFYFMRNSYLAFIQDKYGTDYEATVEGLFSIGMIPIILITTIIGAWIGAYIAKGILKKHFKRAGII from the coding sequence ATGACAAAAAGTAAAATAGATGTTAAAGATTTAATTAATATAGGACTCTTTACGGCAGTATACTTCATTTTTATAGCACCACCGGGTATTTTAGGTATTATACCTATCTTTATGTTGTTACTTCCTGCAATGATAGGGCTAGTAGGTGGCATACCTGTGATGTTACTTATTACCAAAACGCAGAAATTTGGTGCATTAACGATTTGTGGTGTTGTCGTAAGTTTATTATTAGCAATCATGGGGCATCCTTGGATGGCTTTGATTTTAAGCGTGCCAGTGATTGTGATTGCAGATATGGTTATGGCGATGGGCCAATATAAAAGTTGGAAATTAAATAGTATAGGTTATATTATTTTTTCATTTTGGCCAATAGGTAATTTACTACCGTTTTATTTTATGAGAAATTCATATTTAGCTTTTATTCAAGACAAATATGGTACAGATTATGAAGCGACAGTAGAAGGATTGTTTTCTATTGGTATGATTCCCATTATTCTTATCACTACAATTATTGGTGCTTGGATAGGTGCATACATTGCTAAAGGCATTTTGAAAAAGCATTTTAAGCGGGCAGGTATTATATAA
- the tarL gene encoding teichoic acid ribitol-phosphate polymerase TarL, which translates to MSKSKIIIDNIYWERIQLFIEGHVEDIKLNKKNFVLRNLTETKELKANDVKVEGKQFKARFNVAILDDGNYLPSGEYLIVYKGDFDYIANINETLLDPNNYELEETALEQYSDEMTQNGKNNLLLDHFTFTFKKGGNSSKTEYTVKPMISSEVNEFVLNIIFKAPMPKMNPVKKRITDLKLKYNKYSFNVRNFIFQSIFKITKFFHLKKGNTVLFTSDSRAEMSGNFEYVYNEMLRQNLDKKYKIHALFKSNISVRRNFIDKFKFPYLLGKADYIFVDDFHPLLYTVKFRKSQEIIQVWHAVGAFKTVGYSRTGKKGGPFFNSVNHRNYTKAFVSSETDIPFYGEAFGIKEQNIIPTGVPRTDILFDQDYEKAIVADMEEALPIVKGKQVILFAPTFRGSGHHTAHYPFFKIDFARFARYCRENNAIVLFKMHPFVKNKLNIPREYQEYFVDVSDFREVNDILFITDILISDYSSLVYEFAVFKRPMLFYAFDLEDYITSRDFYEPYETFVPGKIVESFNDLIVALDQKDFDVEKVEPFLDKHFKYQDGRSSERLVRNVFGS; encoded by the coding sequence TTGAGTAAATCTAAAATAATAATTGATAATATATATTGGGAAAGAATTCAATTATTTATTGAAGGTCATGTTGAAGATATAAAGCTTAATAAGAAAAACTTTGTATTGAGAAATTTGACTGAAACCAAAGAACTAAAAGCAAACGATGTGAAAGTAGAAGGCAAACAATTTAAGGCACGTTTTAATGTTGCCATATTAGATGACGGTAATTATCTACCATCAGGTGAGTACTTAATTGTTTATAAAGGTGATTTTGATTATATTGCCAATATAAATGAAACATTGTTAGATCCCAATAATTATGAATTAGAAGAAACAGCACTCGAACAGTATAGCGATGAAATGACTCAAAATGGCAAAAATAATTTATTATTAGACCACTTTACATTTACCTTTAAAAAGGGAGGTAATTCATCTAAAACAGAATATACTGTAAAGCCTATGATTTCGAGTGAAGTGAACGAATTTGTATTGAATATTATATTTAAAGCACCTATGCCTAAAATGAATCCAGTTAAGAAAAGGATTACAGACCTTAAACTAAAATATAATAAATATTCATTTAATGTCCGTAACTTCATCTTTCAGTCTATTTTCAAGATTACTAAATTTTTCCATCTGAAAAAGGGGAATACAGTACTTTTCACTTCTGATTCTAGAGCCGAAATGTCAGGTAATTTTGAGTATGTTTACAATGAAATGTTACGTCAAAATTTAGATAAAAAATATAAAATACATGCATTGTTTAAATCTAATATATCTGTACGACGTAATTTTATCGATAAATTTAAATTTCCGTATTTATTAGGTAAAGCAGACTACATATTTGTAGATGATTTCCATCCATTACTTTATACTGTGAAATTTAGAAAGAGTCAGGAAATTATTCAAGTATGGCATGCAGTAGGCGCATTTAAAACAGTAGGCTATAGCCGTACTGGTAAAAAAGGCGGACCATTTTTTAACTCAGTAAACCATAGGAATTACACCAAAGCATTTGTATCATCAGAAACGGATATTCCATTTTATGGTGAGGCGTTTGGTATAAAAGAACAAAATATTATTCCAACTGGCGTACCAAGAACGGATATATTATTTGATCAAGACTATGAAAAAGCCATTGTTGCAGATATGGAAGAAGCACTTCCAATTGTTAAAGGAAAGCAAGTGATATTATTTGCACCGACATTTAGAGGGAGTGGCCATCATACTGCGCATTATCCGTTTTTCAAAATTGATTTTGCAAGATTTGCACGTTATTGCCGTGAGAATAATGCAATTGTGCTATTCAAGATGCATCCGTTTGTTAAAAATAAATTGAATATTCCTAGAGAATATCAAGAATACTTTGTAGATGTATCTGATTTTAGAGAAGTGAATGATATTTTGTTTATTACGGATATCTTAATTAGTGATTATTCATCACTTGTATATGAATTTGCTGTATTTAAACGACCAATGTTATTTTATGCATTTGATTTAGAAGATTACATCACATCACGTGATTTTTATGAACCATATGAAACATTTGTACCTGGTAAAATCGTTGAATCGTTTAACGATTTAATTGTAGCATTGGATCAAAAAGATTTTGACGTTGAAAAAGTTGAGCCATTTTTAGATAAACATTTTAAATATCAAGATGGACGTTCAAGTGAACGTTTAGTAAGAAACGTTTTTGGCAGCTAA
- a CDS encoding helix-turn-helix domain-containing protein — protein MISSLSIRNHYTTELKRCINKVIILLPLNKPCKINLNGSTITIEDGIIINNADLFQMFDVQDLVELSLPLQLFFEKDTCLSTSYFDFNHIKLVEQFRNLILENLHLPLQDENTASLYISNIIDFLIKEAKVTLNTVYIPPLNTKHPLLQQITEYIHNNIYHKISTKNVSKAFYISQSYISILFSSILNMNFKHYTTSLRIALSLFDLIQNDQSIYDVAIKYQFTNVSTYSKHFKHYIQMPPKKYIYNFRQEYYNEPKQIDIDQAKTIHYFAQIQKSAKRVDHIAKTLNLSTLSFSDTFNEPHTFIQLERLDDLVHFDAMISEQNDILVFPKVNISILDTQIIHLNAFKLQQVLTSIHQLIDRNYHITLKITSKFLTNQSSTFLRKLLLELKNNLNHITLQLDLTFNEAKSMTESINNIKQSYPQIKIGVIIDKIIENSANILQIRRFMSLLETDLYFINLDLISLAELITQKISPIQQDLDLKARIVLFIHSLGSKHAKKLIFNHLTHSAIKSCYHYSKQETHVAITQFLIEFNQLIGGFGYPYYSDDYDRIMLFNQYQSAMPVVHIYGLLSPYYKQPITTLPYAIVTKTKTHYHILLFNNLSESTISVNINHHFIKSFPIFSSLINSEYGLINNLIPQNINQTYIDKSLLKQINRTNYPRLKLTMHYFKDPLIFKLTKSALLNIMISIN, from the coding sequence GTGATTAGTTCCTTATCAATTAGAAATCATTACACAACTGAATTAAAAAGATGTATAAACAAAGTTATTATACTACTCCCCTTAAATAAACCTTGTAAAATCAATTTAAATGGATCAACGATTACCATTGAAGACGGGATCATCATTAACAACGCTGATCTATTTCAAATGTTCGATGTACAAGATTTAGTAGAACTAAGTTTGCCTTTACAATTATTTTTTGAAAAAGATACCTGTCTTTCAACCTCTTACTTTGATTTCAATCACATCAAACTTGTAGAACAGTTTAGAAATTTAATACTAGAGAATTTGCACTTACCCTTACAAGATGAAAACACTGCAAGTCTTTATATTTCAAATATCATTGACTTTTTAATTAAAGAAGCTAAAGTAACCTTAAATACAGTTTATATTCCACCACTTAATACCAAACATCCGCTATTGCAGCAAATAACTGAATATATACATAACAATATCTATCATAAAATAAGTACGAAGAATGTATCTAAAGCATTTTATATTTCACAATCATATATCTCAATATTATTTTCCAGTATTCTAAATATGAACTTTAAGCATTACACTACTTCATTAAGAATTGCTTTATCATTATTTGATTTAATACAAAATGATCAAAGTATTTATGATGTGGCTATCAAATATCAATTTACAAATGTAAGTACGTATTCAAAACATTTCAAACATTACATTCAGATGCCACCCAAAAAATATATTTATAATTTTAGGCAAGAATACTATAACGAGCCTAAACAAATTGATATAGATCAAGCTAAAACGATTCACTATTTTGCACAAATCCAAAAGTCAGCTAAACGTGTAGACCACATTGCAAAGACACTCAACTTATCAACATTATCTTTTAGCGATACTTTTAATGAACCTCATACATTCATACAATTAGAAAGACTTGATGACTTAGTACACTTTGATGCTATGATTTCAGAACAAAATGATATCCTTGTATTTCCAAAAGTAAATATATCTATATTAGATACGCAAATCATTCATTTAAATGCCTTTAAATTACAACAAGTATTAACATCTATACACCAACTCATTGATAGAAATTATCACATTACGCTTAAAATTACGTCTAAATTTTTAACAAATCAATCTAGTACTTTTTTGCGTAAATTATTGCTTGAATTAAAAAATAACTTAAATCATATTACATTACAGTTAGATTTAACTTTTAATGAAGCTAAGTCGATGACTGAATCGATTAACAATATCAAACAGTCTTACCCACAAATAAAAATTGGTGTGATAATTGATAAGATTATTGAAAACAGTGCTAATATACTACAAATTCGTCGCTTTATGTCATTGTTAGAAACTGATTTATATTTTATTAACTTAGATTTAATATCTTTAGCAGAGTTAATCACACAAAAAATTTCACCTATACAACAGGACCTTGATTTAAAAGCACGTATCGTATTGTTTATTCACAGTTTAGGTTCTAAGCATGCTAAAAAATTGATATTCAATCACCTTACCCATAGTGCAATAAAAAGTTGCTATCACTACTCTAAACAAGAAACACATGTCGCAATAACTCAATTTCTTATTGAATTTAATCAACTTATTGGAGGATTTGGCTATCCTTACTATTCTGATGATTATGATCGCATCATGTTGTTCAATCAATATCAAAGTGCTATGCCAGTGGTTCATATTTACGGTTTGTTATCACCTTATTATAAGCAACCAATTACAACACTGCCTTATGCTATCGTCACAAAAACCAAAACACACTATCATATATTACTTTTTAATAATCTTAGCGAATCAACGATTTCAGTTAATATCAATCATCATTTCATTAAGTCATTTCCAATATTTTCTAGTTTAATCAATAGTGAATATGGTCTGATTAACAATTTAATACCTCAAAATATAAACCAAACCTATATAGATAAATCACTATTAAAACAAATAAACAGAACGAATTATCCACGTTTAAAATTAACAATGCATTATTTTAAAGATCCTTTGATTTTCAAGCTAACAAAATCTGCTTTACTTAACATTATGATTTCTATCAATTAA